In the genome of Deltaproteobacteria bacterium, the window AACAAGCTCAGGGGGACCCTCACCTGCTCTGCCGTGAAGGCCCCCGGTTTTGGTGACCGCAGGAAGGCAATGCTCGAGGACATCGCGATCCTCACCGGAGGGAAATCCATTTCCGAGGAGATGGGGATAAAGCTCGAAGCGGTCAAGGCGGACGACCTCGGGCGCGCGAAGAGGGTCGTGATCGACAAGGACAACACCACGGTGATCGATGGCGCGGGGAAAAAGTCCGACATCGAGGGAAGGGTGAAGCAGATACGGACCCAGATCGATGAGACGACCTCGGATTACGACCGGGAGAAACTCCAGGAGCGGCTCGCAAAGCTCGTGGGGGGTGTTGCCGTGATCAACGTGGGAGCGGCCACGGAAACGGAGATGAAAGAGAAGAAGGCGCGCGTCGAGGATGCACTGAACGCGACGCGGGCTGCCGTTGAAGAGGGCATTCTGCCCGGTGGCGGCGTTGCCCTCATCAGGGCCGCAGACGTGATCGACGACATGGATCTTTCCAGCGAGCAGAAAGCCGGTGCCAGCGTCGTGAAAAAAGCCCTGCTGGAGCCAGCGGCGCAGATCGCGGCGAATGCAGGAAAGGACGGCGCCGTTGTCGTGGATAAGATCGTCAATATGAAGGGGAACGTGGGCTTCAATGCCGCTACCGACGAGTTCGAAGACATGATGAAAGCCGGGATCCTCGATCCCACGAAGGTGGCGCGGTCTGCCCTTCAGAATGCTTCGTCCATCGCCGGGCTCATGCTGACGACGGAGTGCATGGTGGCAGACAAGCCGGAAGAGAAGAAGGGTATGGAAGCCCCCATGCCTCCGGGCGGTATGGGAGGAATGGGAGGCATGTACTGATATTGCCAGAACGGACGGAAGAGGCGGGGTGGCCGGGATTGGCTGCTTCGCCTCTTCTTCATCCCGATATGCTGGTACTATTGTGCGGTGGTGCATTTTTGGAGGTGAAGGAATGCCGATATACGAGTACTGCTGTAAAAAGTGTGGCGAACTGACCGAGGTGATGCTGAAGATCAGCGACTCGCAGCCCACCACGTGTGAACGGTGCGGAGGAAAGCTCAAGAGACAGATATCCAACACGACATTCATACTCAAGGGGTCGGGGTGGTACGCCACCGATTACGGCGCGAAGGACGCGGGCAAAAAAAGAGCCCCGTTGAACCAGGGCAACAACGGAAGTGACGGTGCCGGGACAGGAGACCTTCCCGGTGCGGCAAACGAGACCAGAGGCGACACGGGCGAAGAGGGATCGAAGGAAACGAAGAAGAAAGACGCCGTTGCGCCTGCAGAGTAGGGGAAAGCGGTTGGAGAGCAAGATAATAGACGGGAAGGCGATTTCGGCGAAGCTTCGCGAAGGCATTACCGAAGAGACCGCCAGGTTCAAAGAGCGTTTTGGCAGGAACCCCTGTCTCGCCGTCATCCTTCTGGGAGAGGATCCCGCTTCTTCCATATACGTGCGCATGAAGGGAAAGGCCTGCGAGGCGGCGGGAATAGGGTCGGTGCAGCACACCCTCGAGGCCGAAACCGGCCAGGAGCGCCTCCTTGACCTCATCGACAGCCTGAACGAGGACGGCACGGTAGATGGTATCCTCGTGCAGCTTCCCCTTCCTCCCCACATCGACGAGGGGCTGGTTCTGGAGAGAGTCGCCCCCCACAAGGATGTGGACGGGTTCCACCCCGTGAACGTGGGAAAGCTCATGATCGGGCACGAAACCTTTTACCCCTGCACTCCCCACGGGATAGTGAAGATGCTCGAGCACGAGGAGGTCGAGATAAAGGGAAAAAGGGCCGTAATCATCGGGAGGAGCAATATCGTTGGCAAACCCCTTGCCCTGCTGCTCCTTCGAAAGCACGCCACGGTAACCATCTGCCATTCGAGAACGGTGGATCTGCCGGCGGTTGCCCGTGAGGGAGACATCCTCGTCGCGGCGATCGGGAGGGCTCAGATGGTGGGAAGAGACATGGTGAAAGAGGGTGCCGTCGTCATCGACGTTGGAGTGAACAGGTTGCCCGATGGAAAGGTGGTGGGCGACGTCCTTTTTGACGAGGTTGCGCCCCTCGTTTCGAAAATAACGCCCGTACCCGGGGGCGTTGGCCCGATGACCATAACCATGCTTTTGGCCAACACGCTCCAGGCGGCGCGGCTCAACGAAAAGTAGCGTGTCTCATGCAGGTTCCGGAACATCTCCTCTATACACGGGAACACCAGTGGGTCTTTCCCGGGGACCATGGGCTGGTCGCCGTCGGGGTGACCGACTTCTTTCAGCGGCAGATGGAGGAGATCATTTTCGTTGAACGGCCTCCCGAGGGGGAGCTCATTGCCGAGGGGGAAACCCTCTTCCTCATCGAGTCCGGAAAAACGGTGTACGAGTTTACCTCTCCCCTCTCCGGTATGCTTCTCGAGGCCAACGCGGAGGTCATCGACAGGCCCGGGATCATCAACACCGACCCCTACGGCAGGGGATGGCTGATAAGGGTGGAAACCACCCACGTCCCGCGGGAGAGGCTCCTGAGTCCCGGGGAGTACCGGGAGTTCTCGGCACACTTCACCTACCCGCTCCCCCCCGTTACTTGATTTTCAGATAGTGCATTTCGTAGATGAAATTTGCCCGTATGTTCAGTTCATCTATCCGGTACTGTTTCG includes:
- the groL gene encoding chaperonin GroEL, which produces MAKQLAFDQEARAKILKGINVLADAVKVTLGPRGRNVVLEKSFGSPVITKDGVTVAKEIELEDRFENMGAQMVNEVASKTSDVAGDGTTTATVLAQSIYKEGIKLVAAGYNPMELKRGIDKAVEAVVGELKNMSKPTKDQKEIAQVGAISANNDEEIGGIIAEAMAKVGKEGVITVEEAKGMETTLEIVEGMQFDRGYLSPYFVTDAERMEVVLEDPYILIHEKKVSNMKDLLPLLEQIARMNKPLLIISEDVEGEALATLVVNKLRGTLTCSAVKAPGFGDRRKAMLEDIAILTGGKSISEEMGIKLEAVKADDLGRAKRVVIDKDNTTVIDGAGKKSDIEGRVKQIRTQIDETTSDYDREKLQERLAKLVGGVAVINVGAATETEMKEKKARVEDALNATRAAVEEGILPGGGVALIRAADVIDDMDLSSEQKAGASVVKKALLEPAAQIAANAGKDGAVVVDKIVNMKGNVGFNAATDEFEDMMKAGILDPTKVARSALQNASSIAGLMLTTECMVADKPEEKKGMEAPMPPGGMGGMGGMY
- a CDS encoding zinc ribbon domain-containing protein, with product MPIYEYCCKKCGELTEVMLKISDSQPTTCERCGGKLKRQISNTTFILKGSGWYATDYGAKDAGKKRAPLNQGNNGSDGAGTGDLPGAANETRGDTGEEGSKETKKKDAVAPAE
- the folD gene encoding bifunctional methylenetetrahydrofolate dehydrogenase/methenyltetrahydrofolate cyclohydrolase FolD, whose amino-acid sequence is MESKIIDGKAISAKLREGITEETARFKERFGRNPCLAVILLGEDPASSIYVRMKGKACEAAGIGSVQHTLEAETGQERLLDLIDSLNEDGTVDGILVQLPLPPHIDEGLVLERVAPHKDVDGFHPVNVGKLMIGHETFYPCTPHGIVKMLEHEEVEIKGKRAVIIGRSNIVGKPLALLLLRKHATVTICHSRTVDLPAVAREGDILVAAIGRAQMVGRDMVKEGAVVIDVGVNRLPDGKVVGDVLFDEVAPLVSKITPVPGGVGPMTITMLLANTLQAARLNEK
- a CDS encoding glycine cleavage system protein H; its protein translation is MQVPEHLLYTREHQWVFPGDHGLVAVGVTDFFQRQMEEIIFVERPPEGELIAEGETLFLIESGKTVYEFTSPLSGMLLEANAEVIDRPGIINTDPYGRGWLIRVETTHVPRERLLSPGEYREFSAHFTYPLPPVT